AAAGGCCCagtgctgctctctgctgccaTCCAGTGAGAAAATAATGGGATCAAATACTTAGGGTTCCGAAGTGATACCAGCATTTCTTGAAACACAGTTTCATATGGAAACCCCTTATATGTGCGTTTATACACTTGTGCTTTCCGGATGGTTGGATATATCTCTTGTAGCTGACATATTGTAGGATATCAGTTATTTGCTTCGAAAGATGGCACAGAAACTCGAGTAAGCGCCGTGATGTAAACATATTTGTGTGTTGTCAGGTAGAACAGCTTCTGCCTGTTCTGTGTGTCATTCATGTTGTCATGGCGATAGTAACGTTACGTCTGACTCAGGCCGAAGATAACTCAAAGTTTTTAGAGCCAAACTTTCAGCGAAGATGGACAAATCTTGCTTAAACAGTTCAATCTTCTCCTTTGTAATCTTTATGAATAATGACAAGAGAAAAGGAACTTTTGGGCCTGCAAATGCACAATTCTGTTTACATCCATTGTGCAGGACGTTTTAATGTCTTACCACACAAAATTATTTCTTGACATTTTTAAGAGTTAGATCCACTTGTCTTGATTCTGTAAACAGGTCACGCCACATCTGGCCAATATTAGCCACTCTCTGGCCGAGCGTGCAAAAAGCACGAGAAGCTTAATATAGGAAAGAATATGATTTTCCAGGagacaaaaatgaacatttaacaTATACACTTCTCAACGACAGTGGTTTTGTCATATTCCCAAAGAGGCTGATAACGCTGCCAGTGGTGTAAGTACTCATCCACAGAGCTTagcagcagctggatgttctggGACACTGTCAAGGCCCTCTTTACTAACTGTGGATTGTGCCACTTACACTGAGGAAGGTAAATGTCACCAACTCATCTTCAGCTTCCGCTTGTAGAAGTGGGCACTCAATGAAGGTCCCACGCATCCGACGTTGAAATGGCTCCATACAAAAGTACGGTTAAAAAATAGATTTCAGATTTAATGTTACAttacaaaatattttcaaaatgcttCAATACAAGAAATAACTGTGATAATCTCACCTCAGTGCTCTCAATACAGTCTCTAAAACACTGCATGATTAGCCCATATATATCTCTTCTCTTTGGGGCTGCAACGCAatcaaagaggcagaaagaggcttGAAATATCAGAGAAATCTCAAATGCAAAGTTGTTGCAGATTACTTTGCAGAGGTCAATAAAGTCCCCGGTTTCCTAAATAAAACAAACCTTTTTGAAGCTGTTGGAGAGCTGTGTTGACCTTAGTCAAAAACGTATGTTTCCTGCTGAGCAACTCATCGCAAATCAAGAATTGCCCACTCGGCTTTACTGGACCATCCTCTTCACTGGTTTTCTCCTGAGGGAAAACTTCCTTGTTCTGACCACTTGTCCCAGCTGTTAACATCTGGTGTGCAGGGAACAGGGGTATGTAAAGCTGAGGGAAGAAACACAGATAAAGTGTGTCCTGTTTTCTTTATCCAGggaatctttcttttttcaaaaggtAAATGTTTCCAGAGTCGGTGATTGCTACTGAttggtaaatatatatattttttcaagttAACTCACATTGACAAGACGGTTCTGCAGCACTTGCAGAGGGTGTCCACTGTACCTGCCAAAGTCAAGCAGCCTGAGCACGACGGCAGTGGCCTCTTTCATGTCCAGAGGTTTAACAATTGTCTATgttcaaaacataaaaaaataatatctcaattaatctttttttttttgcgcaaGACAGGACAGAGCATGGTGTATCTCTGATAAAGTAGAGGGTGCGAGATTTCAAAAACTTTCTCGATGCTCATTCACTACATGTAGCTCAATGTGAAAACACCAAACCAGAAATTTGACCATCTCTAATGTCTTCGCCCCAAAATCGaatcaaggagaaaaaaaaaaaattcaaacaaagTTTGTTTGTTCTTACATAGCTGAGGATTTCCTCATTTATGTCCTCCAAGTTAGAGGCGATCTCTGCCTCACTCAGTGTCGAGGACTTTTGGTCAGGATCTGAAgagtctcctccttccttctctgaAGGAGAAGATACTTTTATTATTCAATGTTCTCATGCTGTattcaaatatatatacaaGTGTTCAATCAGTGTTGAAACCTGGCTGTGTCGATGAGTCTGTGTAGACGCTTGTTCTATGTGTACCTACGTGTGTCTGAATGTGGTGGCACAGtctgtttgttgtgtgtgttaAGTGTATGCATGCTGGGTGGTGGACAGCTGCACGTATCAATGCCTGTGTATTGTGTGTACACAGGCATTGTGTGCTCATAACACGATTTGTGTTTAATGATTAGTGTGCATTTGTATATGTaagttgtgtgtctgtgttgcgtTGTTGTACATGTTGTGTGTCGGTGTGTTTCATTTTTGCACATAAGGATTAAGTTAAACCATGCAAACAAGATGTCCACTATAAATCCATCAGACATTTACAACGTCCGGTTGTCACTACAATGCTTTGGTCCGGAgaagacagtggcgttcctcagtcatgttcacatatggcttcttctatGCATGACAGAGCCTTACCCTGCTTTAACCTCCACATCCTGCTCTCTTACTAAATGCGGTATGAGGATTGCATGATGAACTGGGTCTAAAGACTACGATTTTCAGAAGTGTTGGTgtgcccatgcagtgattttaaTGCCCGAAATCAAAGATACAAAACTGATTTTGGCAGGGTCCCTTGCTCACAAACATGCCTCACAATTCTAGGAATCTTTGGCTTATATTATGTAGGGTAGATGATGGATTATTCAGTCTTCAATTTCACATTGagaaacattattctgaaattcctacagttttttttagattgctGAACCTCTATGCCACtgtacttctgagagactcagCCTGTATCTATGAAGTGCTCATTTTATTCCCACTCATGCCACTAACCTGCTGCCAATTAACCTGATTAGTTGCAAGAAATTCCACCAGCCGTTTTGCGCCCCCTTACTTTTCCTGCCTTTTCTTGCTCTGTCCCATCTTTTTTGGAAGTTGGGGTTGTTTGTATGGTAGAAACGATATGAGGCTGAAGCGTTTCATGATTGTTCACAACACACACGACTCACCTTATTACCTGTAAGTAATCACATATAACAAAAACATTACCGATGATAACCGCACCAAAGGACATTACAAACAGGAATTTTAACTTCAATTTCTTCCTCTGTAACGCTTTTGAAAAACAGCATATATGATGGCGAGTCTTCAGGGACAACGTCCAGGAACTGAATCATTTTGCGTTCTTCTTCTCCATCCCCACGACTCAGTAGTTCTAGGGACATTTCGACAAATTGAAACCAGCGGATACCCTCTGTCGGGTCCACTCCACCCGTAAATTGTGGTGTACCATTTCCCTCCCCACCTTATATTCATTGGTTAATATCTGGATAACTCAATATTGTAGAACTTCTCTTTGGTTGACATAACTCGGTTGGAAACGCGGACCGCGGCCGAAGAGAAAAGTGTGATGGCCGCCAACAGACGTTTCtgtcgacttttttttttttttttttttttaattcaaaaaatgaaaatcaatTAAGAGAATCAATAAAGTCTACCACCCTCCCAACTGAACaaaccttaaaaaaataaatttaaataaaaaaataaaaaaattgcttAGCGAGCTCATTCTTTGGCTCTGGATGTCTTTACAGTTCAATATCAAAAGATATCATAGATATCAAAACTGCTACTACTGGTTAAATAACGGGTTGATAACGTTAAGAGATACACAAATACAAGTATGACTGATTAAGACAACTGGGGtgtgaaaaaataccgtaaataaacaaaaagtcTCCAACATGAATTAAAACTTTTACACGTTTTCAGTGTTTATGTTAACAATCAATATCAGAAATGTTTAAACGCAGGactcataataaaaaaaattaaaaatagaacTAACTATTGCTTCTTGACATCTAAAGGTGTTATTGTTTTTCCTCTATACAACTTGTCTAAAATCACATagaggaaagaaaatgaaattatGGGCTCTCAGGGAATAAAAATAAtctcaaatacatttttattgacACTGAGAATAAATGATTTTCGTAAGAGGAGTTACAGCATGGAGTGATAGTTactgaaaaacattgttttaatTAAATGAAGGGAAAAATTATAATCGTTAAAAAGGACAATTTAGTTTCATCTAACTAATAATCAAGAATCATAAATTGCATTAATAaaacagtagcccctttcacgcAGCCTTATAAGGTCGCCCTTAGCTGTGTCTAACCTTTCTGTTTTTAGGGTAAAGGCACAGAACACATCACAACAAACATTTGGATCTTGTTTGCGCCATAGCTGCCGTGTGAAAAGGGCCACAGAATGCCATCGGCATCATCAAAAATGTGTGGCAGTATCTTTATGTAGCAATCCGTGTTGCCAGTGTAAAAGTGCAGACAATCAATAATGAGACAGTGATAACATTTAAGTCCGATTCCCTTTGCAAAAAGAAATCCCAATAGCAATTCCACACAGAACAAATCAATCGAAAAAGGAGCATCTATTGGCGTCTGAGTCATCACCCATCAAGATTTAATACAACCAGGCCGCTGCGCTGAATATATGGTTGTAGGATCTTTCAAACCCAAGGGCTCAGACCAGCAGAGCTGAGTGCACAAATGGATGTATTCCCATACATGGAATACTGGACACCATAGCAAATGGAAGGTGGAAAGGCAACACTGTGAATGCACAAGTGTTAAAAACACACCCCGTTAACATTCATCTGTAATTCTGATACATCATTtcataataaattaaaaaaataattctgTAAAAGTATATACATCTTATCACACACCTGCCCAGGCGCTATTCAAGATCAAAAAGTCAAAAGTCCTTTGCTGCGTCTCAGTACCATCAAAGAGAGACACCGTGAAACTTGAGGAATGATACAACGTGCCCTCGTGTGGTTGTAATCCTGGGAAGCTCTCCACCAAAAAAGCTGAGCAAGAACTACTTCCCTGCAAGATGGCTCACGGtactctgtgttttttttttttgtttgtttgttttttttttaaaccagatcCGACTGAACAGAAGCTCAgtgaaaacattaaaaagtcACAGCAATAATAGAAACATTTATGGTGAAATTAATGCTGCAGAAGATAAACGAATTGatggaaaacaaaaatgaataaacgcaagtgttccattttttttgttgaattacgttttttttttttttttttttaaaccaatattACCCTAACATACACTGCAGTAGCATTCAAGCCTCCACATCTTCTGCGGTGAGGTATACTGATCCTCGAAGAAAATACCCTTTGTTGCGCAAATTTGCAAAACGAGCCAATCTGTCCAGTGTTTGTTCTTGATACGTTGGCAAGGCAGCGTGGTTCAGCTTTGAGAAACAAGTTTGAGAAACTTACCATTTCATTTCTTcacaaaaaagaggaagagcaaAAATAAATACCAAAACTACCGTGTGACATCTCTGAAATAAGTCTTTATGAGCACAGTAATTTTAGATATTTCCCTCAGAGTAAACCATCGTGCTCGAAGCTGGAAGGCAggagagagaaggagaaggGGCAAAACTTGACTCCAGTGCCACTGTAGAACTTGTTTTGAAACTCCACCCTGCGGGAGGAGACAAAAAGCTGTTAAGAATATTAAAAATACTGAGACTATTAAAGGCTTATTGACCCCGACAGTTCAACGAGTGTTTACCAGTGCAGCCTGAGGGCATGGAGGAAAGCGGATAGACCCTCCATTACTAGGAGGATGGACACAGTGAGAACAGCAAATAGTCCAAACACTGGAACCAGGAATAAAACCCCGAGAGTGGTGTCCATTCGCAGTCCCACCCTCATCACCATGGCCCACAGCACCTCTGATAGCTCTGTGAAAGCAGAGACGAGTGCACGTGTACTGTCAATAGATGGAATTCAAATCGACACAAACAGGAAGACAACAATATTCAAGCAAACATCAGGCCTGCCATAGATCTGAAATTCTTGGCTTTGATCTTGACCGTGTTGCCCTTTCAGCACAATGCATTGCAAAAAAATGTTATATTTACTTTTTAGTCGATCAAAGGAGCAAATGCAGAGTAACTACACACTCAATCTAATAATGCTTAACATCTGGTATGGACATGAGCAAAAGAAAGGGAAATGTGAAGTGGCACTTTTACTAGAAAACAGAACATGGGTCAATTCTAAAGCCGAGTTCAGACTACAAGATTTTAAGCTTGAGTTCTGtgttgaggagaaaaaaaaacatgaaagagagCACCGTGAAGAAACTGTGGTCTACACAGGAAACTAAGCAGAGATTTAATaaaacatcaatgagaaaacccATGCTTCCAGCATGCATATCATGACAGATTTGATAGAAACGCCAACAACTTTTTCTTACaaccaggggaaaaaaaacagactgaaccCCCAGAAGGTGCTCGAGTTGCGTTTATTATAACGTCAAAGACAATGTGAGAGACCTGTCTTCATGACAGCTGTAACTTTTTGGCAAAGTCAGAcaagtttggggggggggtttagtCTGACAAAAGGTCTCACAGTTCGAAGCGCTCGCAACAGATCAGGTCAAAGTGTAAACATGCTCCGACTTTAAAAGTGAACTACACTAACATCTTGTACTTTGAACTTAAAGCATGAAGGACTGACTAATGACTTTTATCTTACACTGCAAACCGTCATACTCACGGGCATGTGCCAGGCTCAGAGCCCAAAGCCTCAGGTAGGAAGCTGTGTTGGAGATGCAACCCAGGCAATACTCTATGGTGTGGATGGCCTGATGTAGGAACTCATCTGCAAAGTCAAACTAtacccaaaaaaacaaaaaaaaaaaaaaaaaaaaagtcaacatcACAGCCAGAAAAtggttaaaaaacaaacaaacaaaaaaaaaataataagaaatacTTAGAATGTTTGATTTGCAAACCTCCTCTGAGTGGTGCTCTCCACTGCTGGAGAGATCACTGTGACTGCTGCCCTCCTCCATGTCATGAGCCCTAAGCAAGTAGAGCTCCTCTTCACTGTTGCGCCGCACACGCTCATATCCCTgagaaaaaacacagacaaactAAATTTATTTGCATATTTACAATCAGAGCTGGTAGTCAACAGACAGAGGTTTGCATTAGGGGCAGGGCACCTGATTGCAGATTTACATAAGGCATGACCTCATGTGGTTTTGTTTTCCATTATGATAACATGACTGAATAACATCAACTCAGACCAAAAATGTGGTTCCAGACAAATGATCACCGGTTGAAGATTCTCCCACCGACGATTAGCCAGCTGATTAATTGCTCCATTTCTACTTAGAACAAGTATTTGGAGACTTTTTCCCCCGCATTTCGGCACATACACGTGAGCTTAAATGTCTTGAACCCTCACCCTGTACATTCCGAGACGGCGGCCCCCATTATGAAGCCAGTAAAGGTAGAGTGGTTTCCCCAGGAGTAACACAGGTACTGAAAGAACCGCAATGACCACCAGAAATACCTGAAGGCCAGTCTGGAAGAGGAGAAAGCAACATTTAGTACTGCACGTTCCCTCTCACTACTGTACCTTAATCAACATTCCACTGGATCTGTTCTGAGATAAAGTATTGAGCTTTTCACCTGTCCTGGGTAGAGGGGAGGCACTCCGTCACCCTGCATGAGGAACATGTTGATGAAGTGGATGAGAATGCTCGGGGCATGTCTGGAGTCCTTAGCAGAGAACACCAGCCACTTGTAGACTATCATGAAAACCAGGTAGCCAAATAAACACAACAGGAACAGGAGTTCAGGCAGAAAAACCAGGTAGAGGTTGTACTTCTTCCtaaaatatctgttttttttgtgacaaaAAGCAAAACGGACCATTAAAACATCATAATACAAGAGtgggtaaaataaataaaatcataaaatccaAACCACACAGCAAACTAATACTTACAGGTGATTGTAGGTGCTGAGGATGACACCAAAGCTCATGTGTATGATGCCCATTATCACTGACATCTTCATCTTATAGGAGTTAAGGAATGTAAGGCGGTTGTATGCCAAGTTCCATATCTTTACAAACAGAGAGGGGGAAATATTACTTGTTAACTGCTCGTATGATCTCAATAAAGATGACCCATCTGAGTTACAAAAGAACCCCCAAAAACCCCCACAAAGGATGGCAACAATTCATGACTCTAAAgaccttcatttttttttttaaaaaacactctACATTCACGGGTCGTGGGCAGTTCAAGTTTACTGGATCAGCGGTTTTACATTAAAATTCACCTTTgttagtttagaaaaaaaaacattcttggataacaaaaatttcatttaaaaaaaataaataaataaaagttaaaGATTTTAAGTGGCAAAAGACCTCAAACTCAAAATGCTCATGTATGACGGCAGGAGCTAAAAGAAGAAATACCTTTGAGGGTCAAGAGTATTTCTGGAAGAACAATATGACATTTCTGTCATTTAAGGGTTTGGAAACAAAATTGTGCTCAACTTCTGAGAAAAGCAGGGAGGTGGATCATTGTGGTAAAGCGCACTTCTCCTGTTAACATAATACAATTACGAGGCATTTCACCACCACAGTGACAAGCACATATTGAGTATGTGTGTAAGAAAGTGCTGTGACACATAGCGTTTCAATATTCTACTCACTGGATCAATTCCCAGAGGGTAAGGTCCTTTGAAAACTCCTGTAACATTTGGATCCAGGGTAAGAAAACGATTTCCATGAACGACATCATTCCTATAAAAAGGCACAAACAAAACCATAAACACGCGTGTAACATGTATGGCATTATCCTCATGAGACCTGGCAACTTATTTTTGACATGTGTGGGAGTCTGAGTGCTCTCAGTTAAGCACCATTTATACAATCTAAGTCCTAGTGTTCAGTAAATAGGGAACCCTGGGCCCTCTAGTGAGTAACGTAGATGTTGAGATCAACActtggacctttttttttaaaatataatagtcttttttctttttttttttttacagttattgCGTTTCTTTTGATTTAGTAAATTTCCTGCAATATGTAGCGATTTCAATTAACATGACTTGTACTTTGAGAATCAGAAGACTTAAgtgtgtatatccatataacgggagtgaacagaatatagacaatacagcctctaaggCATTATCCGTCTTTacttcaccaatactttaagccaaatgaatgaataaaagcgTACTAttacactgttagctcatagctgccgtgttgttgctattgggggctttctacacatgcgtctagtgggatgacgacATCGACGCGCACCGCCGcacaaaaaaagtcagaaaaatgccagaaataaggtccatgtttataaaaaaaaaaaaaaaaaaaagaacgaacttcccctttaatggtGGAGGAAGGCCAGGTATTAACTGGAAGGTGAAAGTTGGGAGCAGAACATATCATCTCTCCAAAAACAGGAGCAGGAACAAAGTTGTGACAACCACTGTCCATCATTACAATCTCATGACCCTGTTGGTTGAGTTGAGCGATGAAGTATTTGCTAAAAATGCATCGACTTATACTCCTCCTTTCTCCATCAATTCAGCATCTATCCAGCTGTGGAGAACAATTCTTTACTTGACAACACTGGCCATAAACAAAAAGGCTTGGGGCTTCTCGGTTTATATCAACCAATGCATATATGCTGAGGTTTTTGGCTGTGCGTATATTAGGCGTACAATAAATTCCCTCCCGTCATTAGATACTCACGTCCATACACCTGCTTTGAACATGGCATTCACACTCCATCCAGATCCAAAGATATTAAGAGATTTGGAGAAACAGTCATTGTATATCAGACCAGTGTAGATGGAGAAGAGGCCCATCATAAGAATGATATAGCGCCCTTCAAAGAAGGTGTTCCAGATCTGCAATTACACAACATACACACGGTTACACTTCAGCCAAACTGCGCGAGCTTTACTTGCGTTCAACTAGCTTCAGAGGAGCCACTCACCTCATTCCTGGTGTTCTTAAGTTTGCGGTTGTTCTCATACAACACCATCCAAAAAGCAAACAGACTCATGATGACGCCGTGGCCCAGGTCGCCAAACATCACAGCAAAGAGGAACGGGAAAGTTATGACTGTGAACGGAGCTAAAAGTGAGAGGAGAGACGAGAAGAAATgagcagagagaagaagaaaaaaggcaaaactaaatacgGATCAACAGCTGACACAGAAAAAGACaatcaataaaaagaaaaaaagaagaaaggctGGATATTATTTTGGCCCATGTAAACTTTGGGAGGTAAGAAAATACATATATCAATAAATGAACTAAATAAAGATAGAGATTGTCACTCACCGGGATTCACCTCCCTGTACATTCCCACTCCATAAGCATCTACAATGTTCTGGAATCCAGAGGTAAATTTGTTGGTCCTTATCAAGGTGGGGGGCGTGTCTGTGGTGGGAATACGATTGACGAACGAGGGAACTGTCGCGCCACTTTTTCTCTGAAACATTAATGTGCAAAGTTATCATGAGAGGGGGTTCCAAATGGGTTTAAAATAAGTAGAACATGCACACCAACAACAAAGATGGTGGTTATAATGTCCCTTTCTGGGACAATGGTACACATAAGACAAGCGGCTGTGGGAAATGTATGAGAAATCCTTTGTTGGAGGACTGTTCTTAGCAGTGTTTCTTTAAAAACTCTGCTTTCATTCATACAGAATGAACAATGACCCTTCATTGTTCAAGCCAAACACAACATATTTTTTCTGGGTAATATAAAAACAAGACCTAATACAATTCTGTGTTTAGGGAAACCCGAGCTCTTGAAAATACTGCTGTGCTTCAATAAACAGAAATCCCTGCTGTGAGAGTCGAATAGAAAGCAGAGCAACCGGTTTCCTCACCGATCCTTCCTCCAGGGCTCGCCGCAGTTTGGGAATGTCATTGACGGGACACCACACCTCTGCGATCAGGCACTTATTGGTCACGTCAAAACTGCACAAGTTCAGAATATAGTAGATGGCCTTCATTTTCTTGACCTGGACGACCCAGGTGTAGACAGACTCTGAAGCCTTGATGAGGACCTGTTTCAGGTAGTCCTCCGTCCTTAGAAGCACCTGGACAcaagtttaaaaataaaacaagtttacAGAACCTGCGAGTGTGATGGTCACTTCAAAGAAATAGTTCAACCTTCAAATATCTCTCTACCAAAAATAAAATTGGTACATTAACATGTCGTAGACCTAAGGTTGATGTGTGTGAATTTAAGAAGACAGAGaaaaactgtggaaaaaaaaaaaagaaggaggaTTAAATGAAAGAGggggaaagaaaacaaactcaGTTACATTCGGCCGAGGCCTCATGTTGATCATGTGCTACAGGGGCGAGCCCATCCTCATTTACAGCGTGTTGAAGCTACCAAATGATTCACAGTGTCTGCATCAGCAGCCGCAAGAACAACCAGGTTGATCTTTTAGACAATACATCAGCCATTTCATTTCGCTCTTTGACTATAACAGAACAGGTCAAAAGGGGATGATAAGCACTCATCTGTCAATAATTAAACaccaaatacttttttttttttttttttttttaaaaaagaaaagaaaagtaaaacgtACCGTGTGCAGATCCTGAATACGAGTTCTTAGTCCTTCCACAACATCATTCCTCTCCTCGTTGCTACTGGGATACGGATACAAGTGACAGTGATAGCTATGGAGGGAAAAATATATCACTCACATATCACAACCACCGggtcaagaaaaaaataaataaaaaatagaaatatacgTCGGCCGGTGGTGTATCGTGTGCAGTAATTACCAGTCGCAGATCTTCTTCACTTTCTGACCAATCTGGTCTCCCCAGTAAGAGATCAGGAACACCACACTCTTGACAGGCTCACCCTGCAGACAGAAAACAATGCAAAACGCTGTACATCAGAGATTTACTGTTCactagagagagaaaaaagtttCAGCTACTGAGTAAGCTTTGGAGTCATGCTGATAGTTTCCTCTTCAACTGTATATTCCAGTGAAATTACCAAAAGTACTCTTAATAAAATTACTTCTCTTGCAAAAACCAAGCCGTTCCTTATTCAAATAAAGAAGCTTTTTACAACTGAAAACAGAGTTTGAACGGACGTGAAAAGGCTTTGACA
This Odontesthes bonariensis isolate fOdoBon6 chromosome 6, fOdoBon6.hap1, whole genome shotgun sequence DNA region includes the following protein-coding sequences:
- the atp6v0a2b gene encoding V-type proton ATPase 116 kDa subunit a, whose translation is MGTLLRGEEMCLAQLFLQSGSAYDCISELGELGLVEFRDLNPSVNAFQRKHVNEIKKCEEMERILGYLLREIKKADISLPDRDVNPVAPSPKHVIAIMEQLQRLEAELGEVTRNKERLQKNLLELTEYTHMLRVTRNFVQRTAEREPLQVQYEEFPFLEKDTMMDYSSMQRLGAKLGFISGLIQRAKIEAFERMLWRVCKGYTILSYAEVEEYLDDPDTGEPVKSVVFLISYWGDQIGQKVKKICDCYHCHLYPYPSSNEERNDVVEGLRTRIQDLHTVLLRTEDYLKQVLIKASESVYTWVVQVKKMKAIYYILNLCSFDVTNKCLIAEVWCPVNDIPKLRRALEEGSRKSGATVPSFVNRIPTTDTPPTLIRTNKFTSGFQNIVDAYGVGMYREVNPAPFTVITFPFLFAVMFGDLGHGVIMSLFAFWMVLYENNRKLKNTRNEIWNTFFEGRYIILMMGLFSIYTGLIYNDCFSKSLNIFGSGWSVNAMFKAGVWTNDVVHGNRFLTLDPNVTGVFKGPYPLGIDPIWNLAYNRLTFLNSYKMKMSVIMGIIHMSFGVILSTYNHLYFRKKYNLYLVFLPELLFLLCLFGYLVFMIVYKWLVFSAKDSRHAPSILIHFINMFLMQGDGVPPLYPGQTGLQVFLVVIAVLSVPVLLLGKPLYLYWLHNGGRRLGMYRGYERVRRNSEEELYLLRAHDMEEGSSHSDLSSSGEHHSEEFDFADEFLHQAIHTIEYCLGCISNTASYLRLWALSLAHAQLSEVLWAMVMRVGLRMDTTLGVLFLVPVFGLFAVLTVSILLVMEGLSAFLHALRLHWVEFQNKFYSGTGVKFCPFSFSLLPSSFEHDGLL